The nucleotide sequence ACTATGTATTTCCTTATATATAccattaatgaataattaatgttttatttgggccgactttaaacaattaatttctcattcacctttaatcggttttgagcaaattaatagtctaaatttatctactcgaaacgtagattttaattttgaagtcaattacgacttttatctattgatgaCATTCCGATTTTTCCACAAAACCGTATTGGTCCATTAAGGCCCTAATATCTAACATCTACAGTTAAGGGTGGGCCCAGAGTAGGTAAGGGtcatcggatgcttgcgaggaggTCCGAAGCAGGTCAGAGTGACTGAATGTCTACTTGAAGGACTGCCTAGACTATTTTAAAAGAGTCCATCTACCCAAAGGGATGTCTAAACTACTCGAAGGGATTCCTAGAATATTCGGAAGGAATTTGAAGGGGGTACTTAAACTATCTAAATGGATGCCTAGAGTACTAGACGGAGCCAAGGCCCCAAACACACATCTTAAGCTTTCACCCCACAATATTAAATTCCTGGCTCCTGATCAGCTTGTTTGATGATAATTTACATGTAATTTAGATGATTAATCTCTCTACACTTTAATCATAGTTTTTGTTTTCCTCTTTAATGTTCAGTATGGTGCAGAAGGACCGATGAACTAGTCGATGGCCCCAATGCTTCCCATATAACACCCACTGCTCTGGATCGCTGGCAGCACAGGTTGGAAGATCTATTCGATGGTCGGCCTTACGATATGTATGATGCCGCTCTATCAGACACTGTATCAAAATATCCAGTAGACATTCAGGTAAATGAAGATAGAAACATTAGATGTCTTTTGAGGTTTGAATTAGATTGTTCATATTCTTCCTGATACAGCCATTCAAGGATTTGATCGAAGGAATGAGAATGGATCTGCGGAAATCGCGATACAATAACTTTGATGAGCTCTATCTCTACTGTTACTATGTGGCTGGTACGGTCGGCCTAATGAGTGTTCCTGTAATGGGAATTGCTCCAGATTCAAAAGCCTCCATAGAGAGTGTCTATAACGCAGCACTAGCTCTTGGCATTGCTAATCAGTTGACCAACATACTCAGGGATGTAGGAGAAGAGTAAGTTGTCCTTCCGATTGCGATATGGCAAAATTCTTCATTAGATAGAACTTCTCTGTCTTATTTCATTGTTTCAGCTCGAGAAGGGGGAGAGTGTACCTTCCGCAAGACGAATTAGCTCGAGCTGATCTATCAGATGATGATATTTTCAATGGAAAAGTGACCGAGAGATGGAGGAGCTTCATGAAGGGTCAAATTAAGCGAGCCAGAATGTTCTTTGACGAAGCTGAGAAGGGCATCTACGAGTTGAATTCAGCTAGCAGATGGCCGGTATGAAATCATATAACTGATCTGAATGGATCATCATTTGAACAAtagtgttcttcttcttcttcgttttaTTTTCCTTCAGGTTTTGGCCTCCTCGCAGCTTTATCGACAGATCCTTGATTCCATTGAAGCCAATGACTACGACAACTTCACGAAGCGTGCCTACGTAGGAAAGGCGAAGAAATTGATCTCATTGCCCATAGCATATGCCAAGGCATTGGCGAGCCTTTCAAGATAGACagcagtgattttttttttttttttttcagtttcgtTCCAGCAGAGATTTAAGATCTTTATAAAATTACAAATTTCAGAAATCAAGGGCGTCACTACAGAGGATAATATCGTAATAAAAGAAAACAATCGAAATATCATACTCAAACGTGAAGAGAGAAATCCAAAGGCACTCACGAAAGAACAAAACAGAAACTAAACACG is from Zingiber officinale cultivar Zhangliang chromosome 7B, Zo_v1.1, whole genome shotgun sequence and encodes:
- the LOC122005512 gene encoding phytoene synthase 2, chloroplastic-like, coding for MSSSSLICVVSPKVPPFVETKSRLRRTRGGSVISASLRVAVPPPSSEKVVYEVVLRQAALVGEARRRTPAAVEVPIAPLRGDLLDEAYERCGEVCAEYAKTFYLGTLLMTPERRKAIGAIYVWCRRTDELVDGPNASHITPTALDRWQHRLEDLFDGRPYDMYDAALSDTVSKYPVDIQPFKDLIEGMRMDLRKSRYNNFDELYLYCYYVAGTVGLMSVPVMGIAPDSKASIESVYNAALALGIANQLTNILRDVGEDSRRGRVYLPQDELARADLSDDDIFNGKVTERWRSFMKGQIKRARMFFDEAEKGIYELNSASRWPVLASSQLYRQILDSIEANDYDNFTKRAYVGKAKKLISLPIAYAKALASLSR